In Triticum aestivum cultivar Chinese Spring chromosome 5B, IWGSC CS RefSeq v2.1, whole genome shotgun sequence, the following proteins share a genomic window:
- the LOC123116972 gene encoding uncharacterized protein, with protein MLQRRPSSRKSLFLCIFRSHPTTRAPPRALVDDLQTAVAAAGPPPEAAAPPHNNGAAGVTLERQFTVPAPIYLCSAAANLGSSMRNAGGARVPSWMARLSRQRRCLKSVTAGAWSARRALLPLCCPSSAPIMSAKTARPIPGLGRRGRPPRRITRSLAPAAWTPAASGDACPAVESANG; from the exons ATGCTCCAACGCCGGCCGTCCTCGCGCAAGTCCCTTTTCCTCTGTATCTTCAGATCCCATCCCACCACCCGAGCGCCTCCTCGCGCCCTCGTTGACGATCTGCAGACTGCAGTAGCAGCAGCAGGACCCCCGCCG GAAGCAGCAGCTCCACCGCACAACAACGGCGCTGCGGGTGTCACTCTCGAGCGCCAGTTCACGGTCCCAGCGCCCATCTACCTGTGCAGCGCGGCCGCTAACTTGGGCAGCTCGATGAGGAACGCCGGCGGCGCCCGGGTGCCCTCGTGGATGGCCAGGCTCAGCCGGCAGCGGCGGTGCCTGAAGAGCGTCACCGCCGGTGCGTGGTCCGCGAGGAGGGCCCTGCTGCCGCTGTGTTGCCCGAGCAGCGCGCCCATCATGAGCGCCAAGACAGCTCGCCCCATTCCTGGGCTCGGGCGGCGCGGACGCCCGCCGCGACGCATCACCCGTTCCTTGGCTCCTGCGGCGTGGACGCCGGCGGCAAGCGGCGACGCGTGCCCGGCGGTGGAGAGCGCAAATGGATAA